GTCTGACTCCAGAAGAAGTGCGATCCTTTTTAAAGAAACAGCAAAAAAAACAGCATTAAAGATAAAGGCTATGAGCTACTTTAATGTTTTTTGTAGTAATAAATCCCTTGATTTAAGGTGTCTTCTCGTACAGATAGGTTCAGCAAATAGGGAGAGTTCAATGTAAACGTTGAACACACACAAGTGGGTTAAGAAGTTAGATAGTGATTGTCTGACATTGTGAAATAACAAAGTAAGCGTTTTTGTTTCGAGGAATATACGTTTGGTGGAAGTTCATAAAAAACCTGGAGCAATATATTGAGATTGGGTACATAGAACCAGGCTACTAGTTGTGTAAAGAATGGTTAAAGCTCGTCTCTTCGGCGAGTTTTTTTATTTAGGACTAAAACAGAAGTGATAAATAGTGCAACACTATTTTAGTGTCATTAAAAAGCCATCTGTCTAACTTCACGGGCGCTGCTTAACAGCGGTGAGTGAAGTCAGCCGATGGCTTTATTTAAACCGATACGTTATCACAAAACATGTGTAGTATTTAATCATTGTATGATCATGTCAACTGAATACGGTTGACTGATCATTGAACAGGACGTTTTTTATCCAGTTTTTCAGCAATAAATGAAATGAAGCGATAAATACTGAAAAGAATAATGATGGACGTAAGCGACCCAACCATATATCCAGCAGTAAAGTTACGTGGCGAAATCCATTCTTCCTGCCGTCCGACAATAATACCTATAATAACTGATAGCACTAGAATACCGATAATGATACCTGTTTCAATTCGGTCATTTTGAGACCTCTCTCTTAACTTGGCTGCAATCATAAATGTCCCCTCCGTCTAATCTTTCATTGATACAATTATATAGTCAAAATGGTTACTGTGCAATTCCCATTATGAATAGAAGACGTTTTCTTAAGTCAATACTTTATCCCACTCTTAAGGGGCAGTAAAACCCCCACCTGAAAACTTATGAAGATCGAAACGTTTAGGTGGGGGATAAACTGCCCCTAAAGGTCCCGTAAGTTAAACGAACAATCAGTGGGAGAAGAACAGTAACTCCACTGATTCAAGGTTCGTTTTACTAGCAGGTTTTGTTTTAATCATCACAATGATGATTTTACTCGTTGAACACCTAGCACTTATAGTATAGCAATTGTGATGTTTAATACGTTTGCATTTAAAAATGAAGAGGTTAGTCAGTAGCGATAATGGTAAGTTAAAGCTACCTGACTTTTAAAAAGTAAGGGCGCTTCAAAGTGTTGTTTTTTCGGCAGATACAAGAAACATAGATGGCCGTTCGTGTTTCTGTCGCTTTACTGGCATCATGTAATATTTTCTCACCGTAGCAAATAACGAAAATAATGAAAGAGTATCATGACATATAGACAATAAATTTCCCTATTGAGTAAAATAAAGACGACGATAGTGCCTGACGCAAGAAAGGGGAAGGTTATGATCAATCCGAGAGTTTCGATCCTATCGAGTCTTTGTTTAATTTTAGCTTCTTGCAGTCCTCATTCTGAGGAAGTGGCAGAGCCTGATAACACTTCTTTAAACAGGGATGAGTATGCATCAGAGCCTATACATAATGAAACCGAAAAAAATGAAAATGAAAGATTGGTCGTGTCGGAAACAGATGCTGGTGAGTTTATACTTCGTTTGATCTCCGAAAAATCTGTTTATGAATCAGGTGAACCCATTCAGCTAACAGGTAAGCTTCAATATAAAGGGGAGAAAGATGAGCTAGAGATTATTCATGTTGAAAGTCCACTTTATTTTGAACTGCTTGAGATAGAACGGGGAGCTGACCTTCTTTACCATCCTTCTAATGAATTGGAAGAGACGACAGTTTTAAAACAAAACGAATGGTATGAAGAAGACTATATTAAACGTATTTCATACAGTGAGGTTGATGAGCACGTTGATTTCTTCCAATCGTTTATGGAGGAGCCGGGATTTCCCCCAGGTGAGTATGAAGTTGAATTGCGTGCAGATTTCGCTATCTTGCAAGAAGAACAGCCTATTACACATCATTATACGACGTCTCTCGTGATCGAAGTGAGATAAATCACTACTCTAACCTCAAAGAAGGAGGGCTGTAGCTTTGCCAAATGTTTTTATCCCATACTCATCATCAATCATAAAGGCTGTATTCATCGAGAGACCGAACCGCTTCTTAATAAGGTGTCAATTAGTAGAAAAAGGTGACGTGATTGAGGCGCATCTCCCTGATAGTGACCGCTTAAAGGAACTGCTTATACAGGGGAGAGAGCTGTATTTACTTCCAAATAGCAACCCTGCTCGCAAAACGAAATTTTCGGCGGTGTGTGTGAAAGATTTTACTAGCGGCAATTGGGTGTCTATAAATGCCACATTACCTAATAAAGTGGCGGGGCTCGCTTTTGAACAGCATCAATTATCCGAATTTTCTAGTTGGACGCATTTACGCGGTGAATATTCAAAAGGGAACTCCAGGTGGGACCATCTTCTCGAAAAAGATGGAGAATACATGGTTGTAGAAGTGAAAGGTGTGACACTTGTTAATCGTGAGGGAACAGGTTTCTTCCCTGATGCTGTAACGTCTAGAGGGACGAAGCATGTACGAGAGCTTTCGCAAATAGCTAAAGAACCGGGATGGCATGCGGCGATTTTATTTGTAGCTCAGCGTAGTGATATTAAAGAACTTCAACCTGCGGCGGAGATAGATCCAGATTTTGCGAATGCTCTTTTAATAGCAAAGCGGGCGGGTGTGACGCTGAGTGCTTGTCGTTGTCACGTTACTCCCGATGGTATGCGTCTTCTCGACCAAATTCCAGTGAATCTTAACATCTAACAAACTTAGACGTGTTTATATATCCCTTTTGAAAAGGTGCTAGGCCAAGTTATGTAAGGCATATACATTATATTGTAGCGTTGTAGCCGGCCGGCGAAACCGAATATCAGGAGGGATTTTTGTTGTTCAAACGAATAGATAAACTCCAAATAGAATTACCAATGCCGAAAAATCCAGACCCTAATGGTGCTGCAGCCGTACAGGAATTATTAGGTGGAAAATATGGTGAAATGTCCACTTTAAACAATTATATGTTTCAATCATTTAATTTTAGACAAAAAAATAAACATCGCCCCTTTTATGATTTAATTGCTAGTATAACCGCGGAGGAATTTGGTCACGTAGAGCTCGTTTCAAATACGATTAACTTAATGATTACAGGGACAACGTTTCCTGGTGATCCTGATGTGACACCGATGCAAAATGCAAAAGATAAACGAAATTCTCACCATTTTATTCAGACAGCACAAACCTCATTGCCGAGTGATTCCATGGGAAGGCCTTGGTCTGGAGATTATGTTTTTAACAGTGGTAATCTTGTATTAGATTTACTTCATAACTTTTTTCTTGAATGTGGCGCACGCACCCATAAAATGCGTGTTTATGAAATGACAAATAATCCAGTAGCAAGGGAAATGACTGGTTACTTGCTCGTCAGAGGTGGGGTTCACATTCTTGCTTACGCTAAAGCACTTGAAGTTATAACAGGGGTCGATGTGAAAAAAATGCTCCCTATACCAAATTTAGATAACAGTCAATTCGAAACAACGAGAAAATTTGAAGCGATGGGGTCACAACGAAAATTATATACGTTTAGTGACGATGATTATAAAGAGATTCGCAAGATATGGAAGGGAGAACATCCAGATGGTGGCCCCCTTGAAGTCATACAAGGCACGCCTGAAGGAGGCCCCATTCCAGATTTAGAAGAGGTTCCTGAAGAGTTTGCTCCAGGGATAACAGAAGAGATGTTTCAAGAGATTGCTAAACGGCTTCAGCGGTCAGCCGGACTGTAAATCTACATGAACTGACACGGTCATTACAAATGACCGTGTTTTTTAGCGCATATTCGGGAGAAGAGACGATAAATAATCTGTAATACTTTCAAAAAGTTCCGTATGATGAACAATTTTTTGGTAAGATAGGGGTAAGTTGGTTGTTTTTAAAAAATGATACGTAGAAGGTTTATAATACAAATTTCGATGCGGTTTTACTTGAAAGAGTCTGTTCAAGTAAGTGAAGTGATAGGAGTGACGGTAATGAAGACTGATAATAATAATATCGAGTCACTTTTAGGCAAAGGAGTTAATGCATCTGATCTCGTTGCTTCTTTCTCTAAGACAATGGACCTTCTCTCTGATGGGGTCTTGTACCTCGATGGTAATTGGAAGTTTATGTACATAAACGAAGCAGCGGAAACACATATGAGTATTAATAGAGAAAGAATGCTTGGGAAAGAATTGTGGGATGAACTTCCTGAATTAGTGAGAACATTCTTCTATGAAGCTTTTCATCATGCTCTTATGAAGGAAACATCCGTGGAGTTTGATGAATATTATTCAGCGAATGACACGTGGTTTCATGTCCAGGCTTTCCCTAAAAATGGAGGTCTATTAGTTATCTTTCAAGACATCACACAAAAGCATTTAGCGATGGAAGTGGTGGAAGAAAGCTATAGAACCCTTTTTCAAAAGCATCCAGAAGCTGTTTGTTCTATTGACATGGAAGGGAATATTTTAGCGATCAATT
The Salipaludibacillus sp. LMS25 DNA segment above includes these coding regions:
- the sfsA gene encoding DNA/RNA nuclease SfsA, yielding MPNVFIPYSSSIIKAVFIERPNRFLIRCQLVEKGDVIEAHLPDSDRLKELLIQGRELYLLPNSNPARKTKFSAVCVKDFTSGNWVSINATLPNKVAGLAFEQHQLSEFSSWTHLRGEYSKGNSRWDHLLEKDGEYMVVEVKGVTLVNREGTGFFPDAVTSRGTKHVRELSQIAKEPGWHAAILFVAQRSDIKELQPAAEIDPDFANALLIAKRAGVTLSACRCHVTPDGMRLLDQIPVNLNI
- a CDS encoding manganese catalase family protein yields the protein MFKRIDKLQIELPMPKNPDPNGAAAVQELLGGKYGEMSTLNNYMFQSFNFRQKNKHRPFYDLIASITAEEFGHVELVSNTINLMITGTTFPGDPDVTPMQNAKDKRNSHHFIQTAQTSLPSDSMGRPWSGDYVFNSGNLVLDLLHNFFLECGARTHKMRVYEMTNNPVAREMTGYLLVRGGVHILAYAKALEVITGVDVKKMLPIPNLDNSQFETTRKFEAMGSQRKLYTFSDDDYKEIRKIWKGEHPDGGPLEVIQGTPEGGPIPDLEEVPEEFAPGITEEMFQEIAKRLQRSAGL